A single region of the Paramicrobacterium fandaimingii genome encodes:
- a CDS encoding dipeptide ABC transporter ATP-binding protein — MTDTITAPDAVRPAIVEDDIVLRARGLNVAFPRGGEQHQVVHDVSFELRRGECLAIVGESGSGKSVTARTLVGLTGAGAHIDAGELTLGTQNLAQTSEKQWRGLRGRRIGFILQDALVSLDPLRPVGAEIEEALRLHGWGRRADRRRKAVELLDAVGVPQPEQRAKQRPDELSGGLRQRALIASALALDPEIIIADEPTTALDVTVQAQVLALLADTKRRGVSQILISHDLSVVAELADQIAVMTDGRIVESGPADQVLGDPQHPYTRRLIAAVPGPHSRGTRLSGVSPVVAQRQPHHDVGNDGPVLEARALTKRFPRPDGSVATAVDDVSFTLKRGQTLGIVGESGSGKSTTARIALALTTPDVGEVRLVGRDWSRVSERRRRALRRRISVVYQDPLSSFDPRWNTERILLDALPSGTPRGERRERVRELVQQVGLTDAVLQRFPLTLSGGQRQRIAIARALAPSPQILVLDEAVSALDVSVQAQILDLLDDLKQQLQLSYLFISHDLGVISHVSDEVLVMKDGRVIEHGSARQIFTAPAHEYTAQLVGATSSVELQHPESSPLSTPA; from the coding sequence ATGACAGACACGATTACTGCTCCGGATGCTGTCAGGCCAGCGATCGTCGAGGACGACATCGTGCTGCGCGCACGGGGCCTCAACGTGGCGTTTCCGCGCGGCGGCGAACAGCACCAGGTCGTGCACGACGTATCGTTCGAACTGCGTCGCGGAGAATGCCTCGCGATCGTCGGCGAGTCGGGCTCGGGCAAATCGGTCACGGCGCGCACGCTCGTTGGGCTGACCGGCGCCGGCGCGCACATCGATGCAGGCGAGCTCACTCTCGGCACGCAGAACCTCGCGCAGACAAGCGAGAAGCAGTGGCGTGGGCTGCGCGGGCGCCGCATCGGTTTCATTCTGCAAGACGCCCTCGTCTCGCTCGACCCGCTCCGCCCCGTCGGGGCAGAGATCGAGGAGGCGCTCAGGCTTCACGGCTGGGGGCGGCGCGCCGATCGTCGGCGCAAAGCAGTCGAGCTGCTCGACGCCGTTGGCGTTCCGCAGCCCGAGCAGCGTGCGAAGCAGCGCCCAGACGAACTGTCGGGCGGGCTTCGCCAGCGTGCCCTCATCGCCTCGGCCCTCGCGCTTGACCCCGAGATCATCATCGCCGACGAACCGACAACGGCGCTCGACGTGACCGTGCAGGCGCAGGTGCTCGCGCTTCTCGCCGACACCAAACGACGTGGCGTCTCGCAGATTCTGATCAGCCACGACCTCTCCGTCGTCGCGGAACTTGCCGACCAAATCGCTGTCATGACCGACGGGCGCATCGTCGAGTCGGGCCCAGCCGACCAGGTGCTGGGCGACCCGCAGCATCCTTACACTCGACGCCTGATCGCTGCCGTTCCGGGCCCGCACTCGCGAGGGACGCGGCTGAGCGGCGTGTCGCCCGTCGTCGCGCAGCGACAGCCGCACCATGACGTCGGCAACGACGGCCCCGTGCTCGAAGCGCGCGCGCTCACCAAGCGGTTTCCGCGCCCGGACGGCTCAGTCGCGACCGCCGTCGACGACGTCTCGTTCACGCTCAAGCGCGGGCAGACGCTCGGAATCGTCGGCGAATCGGGGTCGGGAAAGAGCACGACGGCGCGCATCGCGCTTGCCCTGACGACACCAGATGTCGGGGAGGTGCGACTCGTCGGCCGGGACTGGTCGCGCGTCAGCGAGCGCCGCCGCCGCGCACTTCGCCGCCGCATCTCCGTCGTCTATCAAGACCCGCTGAGCTCGTTCGACCCGCGGTGGAACACCGAGCGCATTCTGCTCGACGCGCTGCCCTCCGGCACGCCGCGCGGTGAGCGCCGCGAGCGGGTGCGCGAGCTCGTGCAGCAGGTCGGGCTGACGGATGCTGTGCTGCAGCGTTTTCCCCTCACACTCTCGGGCGGCCAGAGGCAGCGCATCGCTATCGCGCGCGCACTCGCGCCGTCGCCGCAGATCCTCGTGCTCGACGAAGCGGTGTCTGCCCTCGACGTCTCGGTGCAGGCGCAGATTCTCGACCTGCTTGACGACCTCAAGCAGCAGCTCCAGCTGAGCTACCTGTTCATCTCGCACGACCTCGGAGTGATCAGCCACGTCAGCGACGAGGTGCTCGTCATGAAAGACGGTCGCGTCATCGAGCATGGCTCAGCCAGGCAGATCTTCACGGCACCGGCGCACGAGTACACGGCGCAGCTCGTCGGGGCGACGAGCAGCGTCGAGCTGCAGCATCCGGAATCATCACCACTGTCGACCCCAGCGTAA
- a CDS encoding ABC transporter substrate-binding protein — MPRNRIVAALAVSAAAMMMLTSCAAGTSAADDAEPVAGGTLVYAHQQEPPCVFGGWIEQAYLSYQVLDSLTSLDENGEAVAWLAESWHVSDDGLDWTFELKDGVSFTDGTALTASAVAYNFDYWLAGGNSTAKVWLEGYYSSAEAVDENTLAIHLATPYPRLPETLAQGYFGIQSQEALETRTDEQNCAQPIGSGAFTVAEWNRGENIVLERNDDYTSWPANAKHEGPAIVETVDWRFVPDGTTRAAALKSDEVDAIYDVPSVDWTTLDAGGFDLQKYVTPGRPQQLAFNTREGPFTDEKVRKAFAYSLDRESLVETIGLGVIPFEGNGAVSQSTPGYSQKAADQYSFDLEKAKNLLDEAGWSTTNSDGVRVKDGETLSVTLPYGAGTIINAEGASILQGVAQQAKQAGFDVTLIPVPPSEHFAGAYTQSDERDIAAGYWTSVTAGILWINWRSDTEESPNANNAAFYNDAELEDLILRANSAADIDEQNALYQQAQEYIAEHALSIGLYDRLSTLAISPFVKDIWQEHSQGGPVFHDAYFVA; from the coding sequence ATGCCACGAAACAGAATTGTCGCCGCTCTCGCCGTCAGCGCCGCAGCGATGATGATGCTCACGTCGTGCGCAGCCGGAACCTCGGCCGCTGACGACGCCGAGCCGGTCGCAGGTGGCACACTCGTGTACGCGCACCAGCAGGAGCCGCCGTGCGTCTTCGGTGGGTGGATCGAGCAGGCTTACCTGAGCTACCAAGTGCTCGACAGCCTCACGTCGCTCGACGAGAACGGCGAAGCCGTGGCGTGGCTCGCCGAATCGTGGCACGTGTCAGACGATGGGCTCGACTGGACGTTCGAGCTGAAAGACGGAGTCTCGTTCACGGACGGCACAGCACTGACCGCATCGGCTGTCGCCTACAATTTCGACTACTGGCTCGCGGGCGGAAACAGCACGGCCAAGGTGTGGCTCGAGGGGTACTACTCGTCAGCGGAAGCCGTCGACGAGAACACGCTCGCCATCCACCTCGCCACTCCGTACCCGCGGCTGCCCGAAACGCTGGCGCAGGGCTACTTCGGCATCCAGTCGCAGGAGGCGCTCGAGACGCGCACTGACGAGCAGAATTGCGCGCAGCCCATCGGCAGCGGCGCTTTCACTGTCGCCGAGTGGAATCGGGGCGAAAACATCGTGCTCGAGCGCAACGACGACTACACGTCGTGGCCCGCCAACGCGAAGCACGAGGGGCCTGCCATCGTCGAGACCGTCGATTGGCGGTTCGTTCCAGACGGCACGACGCGGGCTGCAGCGCTGAAGAGCGACGAGGTCGACGCGATCTACGACGTTCCGTCTGTCGACTGGACGACACTGGATGCTGGCGGATTTGACCTGCAGAAATATGTAACGCCCGGCCGCCCGCAGCAGCTCGCCTTCAACACTCGCGAAGGGCCGTTCACCGACGAGAAGGTACGCAAAGCGTTTGCCTACAGTCTCGATCGCGAGAGCCTCGTGGAGACCATCGGCCTGGGCGTCATTCCGTTTGAGGGCAATGGCGCGGTGAGCCAGTCGACCCCGGGCTACAGCCAGAAGGCCGCCGATCAGTACTCGTTCGACCTCGAGAAGGCGAAGAACCTGCTCGACGAGGCCGGCTGGAGCACGACAAATTCCGACGGCGTGCGGGTGAAAGACGGCGAGACGCTCAGCGTGACGCTGCCGTATGGCGCGGGAACGATCATCAACGCCGAGGGCGCGTCGATTCTGCAGGGCGTCGCGCAGCAGGCAAAGCAGGCAGGGTTCGACGTGACGCTTATCCCCGTTCCGCCGAGCGAGCACTTCGCCGGTGCTTACACGCAGTCGGACGAACGCGACATTGCGGCGGGGTACTGGACGAGCGTGACCGCCGGCATCCTTTGGATCAATTGGCGATCGGACACCGAAGAGAGCCCCAACGCCAATAACGCCGCGTTCTACAACGACGCCGAGCTCGAAGACCTGATTCTGCGCGCCAACTCGGCAGCCGACATCGACGAGCAGAACGCGCTGTATCAGCAGGCGCAGGAGTACATCGCCGAGCACGCGCTCTCGATCGGACTCTACGACCGGTTGAGCACCCTGGCGATCTCACCGTTCGTGAAAGACATCTGGCAGGAGCACTCACAGGGAGGACCGGTGTTCCATGACGCATATTTCGTCGCCTGA
- a CDS encoding ABC transporter permease, producing the protein MTHISSPENDQARREADAAAGSARRLANRGTLIRGILGKLVGAAITLFGAATVAFLAQLALPGDRATVIFNIRAGQAIERTPEELAQINEQYGLLQPVLVQYVDYLRALVSGTLGMSYQQYRPVSDVILEQLGPTLTLTVTAIALAWLIMVVWVTLTAGRGPKLRALGAVVDTTAAGLPHYWLGIILLVVFSLGLGWFPVISGSSAAGLFLPALTLAIPLAGFMGQSTRSEFEQTLAQPFIVSARMRGMGDAGVRVRHVLRHSVLPAITLSGWALGATISGAVIVESLFSRPGIGTVLITAVNAQDLPIVTGVVVLIAALYVVANLIVDVVYTLIDPRLKAS; encoded by the coding sequence ATGACGCATATTTCGTCGCCTGAAAATGATCAGGCCAGAAGAGAAGCGGATGCCGCGGCGGGCAGCGCTCGCCGCCTGGCGAACCGCGGCACGCTGATCCGCGGCATCCTCGGCAAGCTCGTCGGCGCGGCGATCACGCTCTTCGGTGCCGCAACCGTCGCATTTCTCGCACAGCTCGCACTCCCCGGTGACCGTGCAACGGTGATCTTCAACATTCGCGCTGGGCAAGCCATCGAACGCACACCGGAGGAGCTCGCGCAGATCAACGAGCAGTACGGCCTGCTGCAGCCCGTGCTCGTTCAGTACGTCGATTACCTGCGCGCACTCGTCTCGGGAACGCTCGGCATGTCGTACCAGCAGTACCGTCCCGTGAGCGACGTCATTCTCGAGCAGCTCGGTCCGACACTGACCCTCACGGTGACGGCGATTGCGCTCGCGTGGCTGATCATGGTGGTGTGGGTGACGCTCACGGCGGGGCGCGGGCCGAAGCTGCGCGCGCTGGGCGCCGTTGTCGACACAACGGCGGCGGGGCTTCCGCACTACTGGCTCGGCATCATTCTTCTCGTCGTCTTCTCGCTCGGCCTCGGCTGGTTCCCTGTGATCAGCGGATCGAGCGCGGCCGGGCTGTTTCTGCCCGCGCTCACGCTGGCGATTCCGCTCGCCGGCTTCATGGGGCAGTCAACTCGCTCTGAGTTCGAGCAGACGCTCGCGCAGCCGTTCATCGTGTCTGCGCGCATGCGCGGCATGGGAGATGCAGGCGTGCGAGTGCGGCACGTGCTGAGGCACTCGGTGCTTCCCGCTATCACGCTGTCGGGGTGGGCGCTCGGAGCCACGATCTCGGGCGCGGTCATCGTGGAATCGCTGTTCTCGCGTCCAGGAATCGGCACGGTGCTCATCACCGCTGTTAACGCGCAGGATCTTCCCATCGTCACCGGCGTCGTCGTGCTCATCGCCGCCCTCTACGTTGTGGCGAATCTGATCGTCGACGTCGTCTACACGCTCATCGACCCGCGATTGAAGGCATCATGA
- a CDS encoding HNH endonuclease signature motif containing protein: MDSQRWCSELQSPLPMGDTGARLGDEYWMIRDAVELEDESMPPSAEFGDALVEGLDAVGAAYDQAQRAQAFVVENLYRAHDVYVRSRDSVLAHSSAESHPSRLSDDQAMERSFVSEVAAKIGVADRIAEGMIHEAITLIDDLPQVMDAFRVGFTSYAHARAAARQAWSLPVEARAEFDDAIVGASRTQTPTRFTQTARKTREKLHPESIQTRKNAAFDERRVEHDPAEDGMAYLSLYHSADVTTSIVEQATSRARALRAAGDPRTLQQIEADLIAEASTTGMLVTTDSSANADADADADADHHDNREAAARGTDNPSDDCSPVDSAANASGDPDQASSAVAETHDSDTVTLTRAQFAALRPGVVITVPALSLIGRSAEQADLAGYGPIDPDTANMLIGQATSFVRVLTDPITGAHRYIDPKKYRLSEKMKRDIRLRDVTCDFLECNAPAAYCDIDHIQAWEDGGLSTADNLHALCRRHHTLKHSTNWTPLRLPDGRVQWTAPAGIIYVTRRE; encoded by the coding sequence ATGGATTCGCAGCGCTGGTGCTCAGAGCTACAGAGCCCGTTGCCGATGGGTGACACGGGCGCGAGACTCGGCGATGAGTACTGGATGATTCGAGATGCTGTGGAGCTCGAAGACGAATCCATGCCGCCATCGGCAGAGTTCGGAGACGCGCTCGTGGAAGGCCTGGATGCTGTCGGGGCCGCGTACGACCAGGCACAGCGCGCCCAGGCGTTCGTCGTCGAGAACCTCTACCGAGCGCACGACGTGTACGTGCGCTCTCGCGATTCCGTGCTCGCGCATTCCTCTGCCGAGTCCCACCCGAGCCGGCTTTCCGACGACCAAGCGATGGAACGCTCGTTCGTCTCCGAGGTCGCGGCAAAGATCGGCGTGGCCGACAGGATTGCTGAGGGAATGATCCACGAGGCGATCACCCTCATTGACGATCTTCCCCAGGTGATGGACGCGTTTCGTGTTGGATTCACCAGTTACGCTCACGCCCGCGCAGCAGCACGGCAGGCCTGGTCGCTGCCCGTAGAGGCACGAGCCGAATTCGACGATGCGATCGTCGGCGCCTCCCGCACCCAAACCCCAACGCGATTCACGCAGACCGCTCGAAAGACGCGTGAGAAGCTGCACCCGGAGTCCATTCAGACCCGTAAGAACGCAGCGTTCGACGAGCGACGCGTTGAGCACGATCCTGCCGAAGACGGCATGGCATACCTCAGCCTTTACCACTCGGCCGATGTGACGACATCCATCGTCGAGCAGGCGACCAGTCGCGCCCGTGCCCTGAGAGCGGCAGGGGACCCACGCACACTGCAGCAGATCGAGGCAGATCTCATTGCCGAGGCATCCACGACCGGGATGCTCGTCACCACGGACTCAAGCGCTAACGCAGACGCAGACGCAGACGCAGACGCAGACCATCATGACAACCGCGAAGCTGCCGCTCGTGGCACCGACAATCCCTCTGACGACTGTTCACCTGTTGATTCTGCTGCCAACGCCTCTGGTGACCCTGATCAGGCAAGCAGTGCGGTCGCCGAGACGCATGATTCCGACACCGTCACGCTCACCCGTGCGCAGTTTGCCGCGCTTCGGCCCGGCGTCGTCATCACTGTTCCAGCCTTGTCTCTGATCGGTCGCAGCGCAGAACAGGCTGACCTCGCAGGGTATGGTCCCATCGACCCCGATACGGCGAACATGCTCATCGGCCAAGCAACGAGCTTCGTGCGCGTACTCACCGACCCGATCACTGGTGCGCATCGGTACATCGACCCGAAGAAATACCGGCTCAGCGAGAAGATGAAGCGAGATATTCGTCTTCGCGACGTCACATGTGATTTCCTCGAGTGCAATGCACCTGCAGCGTACTGTGACATTGACCATATTCAGGCATGGGAAGATGGCGGCCTTTCAACGGCCGACAACCTCCACGCGCTTTGTCGACGTCATCACACGCTCAAGCACTCAACGAACTGGACTCCATTGAGGCTCCCCGACGGTAGAGTGCAATGGACAGCCCCCGCTGGGATCATCTATGTGACGAGGCGGGAATGA
- a CDS encoding LLM class flavin-dependent oxidoreductase translates to MTDTDPTTPLLFNAFVMNTNSHIQHGQWRRPDAGQTEFNDVDTWINLAKLLEEAKFDGMFFADVTGLYGDADAPYDVYVNEGLQIPSNDPTVLLSALAVNTKHIGLALTSNVVQSHPFHFARQISTLDHITRGRVAWNIVTGMQDNGARNFGLEKLVDHDERYEWAEEYVDVTYKLWEGSWDDDALLKDRSGAYSDVSKVHKIHHQSKRYSVEGPHLPSPSPQRTPVLYQAGSSVAGRTFAARNAEATFIVAPSAEIARQQIDETRALAVEHGRKPEDIKFFQGLSFIIGDTQEEAEAKAEEYFKYVSVEGYAAHSAIVDPDGRVYPPETPLKDVQTNSARGFVEWISRYITDREPVVADLVLQRTRGSAVIGTPESIADELEIWQAAGVDGINVINWVIPGSFEEFADKVLPVLRERGLAKTEYSEGTLREKLFGQAHLNDRHPAARYRGAFSEVPAGV, encoded by the coding sequence ATGACGGATACCGACCCGACAACACCGCTTCTCTTCAACGCGTTCGTGATGAACACCAACTCCCACATTCAGCACGGTCAATGGCGCAGGCCGGATGCCGGTCAGACGGAATTCAACGACGTCGACACATGGATCAATCTCGCCAAGCTGCTGGAAGAGGCGAAGTTCGACGGCATGTTCTTCGCCGACGTGACGGGGCTGTACGGAGATGCGGATGCTCCATACGACGTGTACGTCAACGAGGGGCTGCAGATTCCCAGCAACGACCCGACGGTGCTGCTGTCGGCGCTCGCCGTGAACACGAAACACATCGGTCTCGCGCTCACCTCCAATGTCGTGCAGAGCCATCCGTTCCACTTCGCCAGGCAGATCTCGACGCTCGATCACATCACGCGCGGCCGCGTCGCCTGGAACATCGTGACCGGCATGCAAGACAACGGTGCGCGCAACTTCGGCCTCGAGAAGCTCGTCGACCACGATGAGCGCTACGAGTGGGCTGAGGAGTACGTCGATGTGACGTACAAGCTGTGGGAGGGCTCGTGGGATGACGACGCCCTTCTGAAAGATCGCTCGGGTGCATACTCCGATGTGTCGAAGGTGCACAAGATTCACCATCAGAGCAAGCGGTACAGCGTTGAGGGCCCGCATCTTCCCTCACCGTCACCGCAGCGCACGCCGGTTCTGTATCAAGCGGGGTCGTCTGTCGCCGGACGCACATTCGCGGCGCGCAACGCCGAAGCGACGTTCATCGTCGCTCCCAGTGCCGAGATCGCCAGGCAGCAGATCGACGAAACGCGGGCGCTCGCCGTGGAGCATGGGCGCAAGCCGGAGGACATCAAGTTCTTCCAGGGGCTGAGCTTCATCATCGGCGATACGCAGGAGGAGGCCGAGGCGAAGGCCGAGGAGTACTTTAAGTACGTGTCTGTCGAGGGGTACGCGGCGCACTCGGCGATCGTCGATCCCGATGGGCGTGTGTACCCGCCGGAGACCCCGTTGAAGGATGTGCAGACCAACTCGGCGCGTGGATTCGTCGAGTGGATCTCGCGGTATATCACCGATCGCGAGCCCGTTGTCGCCGACCTCGTGCTGCAGCGCACGCGCGGCAGCGCCGTCATCGGCACACCCGAGTCGATCGCCGATGAGCTTGAGATCTGGCAGGCAGCGGGCGTTGACGGCATCAATGTGATCAACTGGGTGATCCCCGGCTCGTTCGAAGAGTTCGCCGACAAGGTTCTTCCTGTGCTGCGGGAGCGCGGGCTTGCGAAGACGGAATACTCAGAGGGCACGCTGCGCGAGAAGCTGTTCGGGCAGGCGCACCTCAACGACCGCCACCCGGCTGCCCGATACCGCGGTGCCTTTAGCGAGGTGCCCGCCGGCGTCTAG
- a CDS encoding ABC transporter permease, translated as MTAVQEPRIPQAPQASPTLGRRQHPVGLYAALAVTAFFLIALIAPQALATHDPFALALGDALQQPGFAHWFGTDEQGRDLYSRVVFGARESLLIGAGATAVSMTLALILGTAASLGGRVIGAIAARIIEIQFAFPTLLLALLLVAIAGPSALSQVFAVAIGTAPGYARMIRAQILTAKNSGYVEAATALGHSRGRILARHIIPNAVRPLVAVIAMSIGQSIVWASSLSFLGLGVAPPSPEWGALLEAGRLYITHAPWLTVIPGLVIVVLAIAATTIGQHIQRALERGEK; from the coding sequence ATGACCGCCGTACAGGAACCACGGATACCGCAGGCACCGCAGGCATCGCCGACGCTCGGCAGGCGACAGCATCCGGTCGGCCTATACGCTGCGCTCGCCGTCACCGCCTTCTTTCTCATCGCGCTCATCGCCCCGCAGGCGCTGGCAACGCACGACCCCTTCGCCCTCGCGCTGGGCGATGCCCTGCAGCAGCCCGGGTTCGCGCACTGGTTCGGCACAGACGAGCAGGGCCGCGACCTCTATAGTCGCGTCGTCTTCGGGGCGAGGGAGTCGCTGCTGATCGGTGCCGGCGCAACGGCGGTGAGCATGACGCTTGCACTCATCCTGGGAACGGCGGCATCGCTCGGCGGCCGCGTGATCGGCGCGATCGCCGCTCGCATCATCGAAATCCAGTTTGCGTTTCCCACACTGCTGCTCGCCCTGTTGCTCGTTGCGATCGCTGGCCCATCGGCACTCTCACAGGTGTTTGCCGTGGCGATCGGCACGGCTCCCGGCTATGCGCGCATGATTCGCGCGCAGATTCTCACGGCGAAGAACTCGGGCTACGTCGAGGCGGCGACGGCACTAGGACATTCCCGCGGCCGCATTCTCGCCCGGCACATCATTCCCAACGCCGTGCGTCCGCTCGTCGCGGTGATCGCGATGTCGATCGGGCAGTCGATCGTGTGGGCGTCGAGCCTGTCGTTCCTCGGGCTCGGAGTCGCGCCGCCGTCACCGGAGTGGGGTGCGCTGCTCGAGGCGGGCCGCCTCTACATCACCCACGCGCCGTGGCTCACGGTGATTCCAGGCCTCGTGATCGTCGTACTAGCGATCGCGGCAACAACGATTGGCCAGCACATCCAGCGCGCTCTCGAAAGGGGAGAGAAATGA
- a CDS encoding DEAD/DEAH box helicase, whose protein sequence is MTTTDSASRAEETAQPQTTFADLGLSDAVLKAVRDVGYETPSAIQEATIPTLLEGRDVVGLAQTGTGKTAAFALPILSRIDASQKTPQALVLSPTRELALQVCEAFEQYAAHVKGVRVLPVYGGQAYGVQLSALRRGVHVVVGTPGRIMDHIAKGTLDLSELKYLVLDEADEMLKMGFAEDVETILAETPVEKQVALFSATMPPQIRRISKKYLRDAEEITVKSKTTTSANTTQRYLLVSYPQKVDALTRILEVENFDGMIVFVRTKNETETLAEKLRARGYSAAAISGDVAQAQRERTVGQLKTGKLDILVATDVAARGLDVDRISHVVNFDIPIDTESYVHRIGRTGRAGRSGSAISFVTPRERRLLGAIEKATRQPLEQMQLPSVDDINVTRLTRFDDAITAALNQTKRIDAFRDIIGHYVEHHDVPEADVSAALAVVAQGETPLLLSPEDEMRLARDDRKAKQNNADGADRRKRSSKPMAPYRIEVGRRQRVDPRQIVGALANEGGLSREDFGAIDIRLDFSVVELPADLPKDFFSKVSNTRVSGVQIDIKPDRFGGPRKRDGGRGGSPDRGGKRGSYDRGGKRDSKDNDRAPRKPRH, encoded by the coding sequence ATGACCACCACAGACTCTGCATCGCGCGCGGAAGAAACCGCGCAACCCCAGACGACGTTCGCCGATCTCGGGCTCAGCGATGCTGTGCTGAAGGCCGTGCGCGACGTCGGCTACGAGACGCCGTCCGCCATTCAAGAAGCCACGATCCCGACGCTGCTTGAGGGCCGCGACGTTGTCGGGCTCGCCCAGACCGGCACGGGCAAGACCGCCGCGTTTGCACTGCCGATTCTGTCGCGCATCGATGCCTCGCAGAAAACCCCGCAGGCGCTCGTGCTCTCCCCCACCCGCGAACTCGCTCTGCAGGTCTGTGAGGCGTTCGAGCAGTACGCCGCGCACGTCAAGGGCGTGCGTGTGCTCCCCGTCTACGGCGGCCAGGCCTACGGCGTGCAGCTCTCGGCGCTGCGCCGAGGCGTGCACGTCGTCGTCGGAACCCCCGGCCGCATCATGGACCACATCGCCAAGGGCACGCTCGACCTCTCAGAGCTCAAGTACCTCGTGCTCGATGAGGCAGACGAGATGCTCAAGATGGGCTTCGCCGAAGACGTCGAGACGATTCTCGCCGAAACTCCCGTTGAGAAGCAGGTTGCCCTGTTCTCGGCGACCATGCCGCCGCAGATTCGCCGCATCTCGAAGAAGTACCTGAGGGATGCCGAAGAGATCACCGTCAAGAGCAAGACGACGACGTCGGCAAACACGACCCAGCGGTATCTCCTCGTGTCGTATCCGCAGAAGGTCGACGCACTCACCCGCATCCTCGAGGTCGAGAACTTCGACGGCATGATCGTCTTCGTCCGCACGAAGAACGAGACCGAGACTCTGGCCGAGAAGCTGCGTGCGCGCGGGTATTCGGCTGCAGCGATCAGCGGCGATGTCGCTCAGGCGCAGCGCGAGCGCACCGTGGGGCAGCTGAAGACGGGCAAGCTCGACATTCTCGTGGCCACCGATGTCGCGGCCCGCGGCCTCGACGTCGATCGCATCAGCCACGTCGTCAACTTCGACATCCCCATCGACACCGAATCGTACGTGCACCGCATCGGGCGCACTGGTCGCGCCGGTCGCAGCGGAAGCGCGATCAGCTTCGTCACCCCGCGCGAGCGCCGTCTGCTCGGCGCCATCGAGAAGGCGACGCGCCAACCGCTCGAGCAGATGCAGCTGCCGAGCGTTGATGACATCAACGTCACGCGCCTCACGCGATTCGACGATGCCATCACTGCGGCGCTCAACCAGACAAAGCGCATCGATGCGTTCCGCGACATCATCGGCCATTACGTCGAGCATCACGATGTTCCCGAAGCCGATGTGTCGGCCGCTCTCGCCGTCGTCGCGCAGGGTGAAACACCATTGCTTCTCTCGCCTGAAGACGAGATGCGTCTCGCGCGCGACGATCGCAAGGCGAAGCAGAATAACGCCGATGGAGCCGACCGCCGCAAGCGCTCGTCGAAGCCGATGGCTCCATATCGCATCGAGGTCGGCCGCCGTCAGCGCGTCGACCCGCGACAGATCGTCGGTGCGCTCGCGAACGAAGGCGGCCTCAGCCGCGAAGACTTCGGCGCGATCGACATTCGCCTCGACTTCTCTGTCGTCGAACTGCCAGCCGACCTTCCGAAGGACTTCTTCTCGAAGGTGTCGAACACACGCGTCAGCGGTGTGCAGATCGACATCAAACCGGACCGCTTTGGCGGACCGCGCAAGCGTGACGGCGGCCGCGGCGGCTCCCCCGATCGCGGAGGCAAGCGCGGGTCATACGACCGCGGTGGAAAGCGCGACAGCAAGGACAACGACCGCGCTCCGCGCAAGCCCCGTCACTAA